Proteins from a genomic interval of Harpia harpyja isolate bHarHar1 chromosome 9, bHarHar1 primary haplotype, whole genome shotgun sequence:
- the LOC128145741 gene encoding hypoxanthine-guanine phosphoribosyltransferase-like codes for MARGLQIRDEENGYDKNLFCIPKHYEEDLERVFIPHGLILDRTERLARDIMQDMGSHHIVALCVLKGGYKFFADLLDRIKALNQNGDKSVPITVDFVRIKSYCNDSPTEEISIVGEELSTLSGKNVLVVEDIIQTGRTMKALLSKLKDNEPKMVKVVSLLIKRTHRSPGYRPDYIGFEIPDKFVVGYALDYNEYFRDLNHICILKEKAKEKYRI; via the exons ATGGCTCGTGGACTGCAG ATAAGAGATGAAGAAAATGGCTATGACAAAAATCTATTTTGCATTCCTAAGCATTACGAAGAAGATTTAGAAAGAGTCTTCATTCCTCATGGACTCATCCTGGACAG GACAGAACGTTTGGCTAGAGATATCATGCAAGATATGGGAAGCCATCACATTGTTGCTCTCTGTGTCCTTAAAGGAGGCTATAAGTTCTTTGCTGATTTGCTGGACCGTATAAAAGCACTGAATCAAAATGGTGATAAATCTGTGCCTATTACTGTGGATTTTGTTAGAATAAAAAGCTACTGT AATGATTCACCTACAGAAGAAATCAGTATTGTTGGTGAGGAACTGTCTACGCTAAGTGGGAAG AATGTGTTAGTAGTAGAG GACATTATTCAGACTGGTAGAACAATGAAAGCGCTACTTTCAAAACTAAAAGACAATGAACCAAAGATGGTAAAAGTTGTAAG CCTGCTCATTAAAAGGACACATCGAAGTCCAGGTTACAGACCAGACT ATATAGGCTTTGAAATTCCAGATAAATTTGTTGTTGGATATGCTCTTGATTATAATGAATACTTCAGAGATCTAAAT cacatcTGCATTCTGAAAGAGAAAGCCAAAGAGAAATATAGGATCTGA